Proteins from one Sphingomonas sp. HF-S4 genomic window:
- a CDS encoding LLM class flavin-dependent oxidoreductase, with translation MTIRTYWQLDVAEDAARSETSARQSGLFRDVRTPALNRYDYYAQVAQAAAQTAFDGLFVPHRPQSDDSAIVAAAIARAVPRLALIPEFPASVGSAVYAAKQAVSFQRQTHERLGWAIAAAADGEARARDGDHVPEEQLPARVEEFLTVARGVHAERPFDFAGAHFQVQGGGFLDPLNRVAFPKVFLQGESEEALALSARAADIHLFAAAPLAKLRARVEALDALALREGRTVEFGLIQPVLARDDPADARRDAERAGLSDTAIVGSHAEVAEQLGDLARAGFRHFVLAAPSSLEEAYRIGQHVLPRFRALTGRVAAAA, from the coding sequence ATGACGATCCGGACCTATTGGCAGCTCGACGTCGCAGAGGATGCGGCGCGGTCCGAAACGAGTGCCCGGCAATCGGGGCTGTTCCGCGATGTCCGCACCCCCGCGCTCAACCGCTACGACTATTACGCGCAGGTCGCGCAGGCTGCGGCGCAGACCGCGTTCGACGGGCTGTTCGTGCCGCATCGCCCGCAATCCGACGACAGCGCTATCGTCGCCGCGGCTATCGCGCGTGCGGTGCCGCGGCTCGCGCTGATCCCGGAATTCCCGGCATCGGTCGGCTCGGCGGTCTATGCCGCCAAGCAGGCAGTGAGCTTCCAGCGCCAGACGCACGAGCGGCTAGGCTGGGCGATCGCCGCCGCCGCCGACGGCGAAGCGCGCGCCCGCGACGGCGATCACGTCCCGGAGGAACAGTTGCCCGCGCGGGTCGAGGAGTTCCTCACCGTCGCGCGCGGCGTCCATGCCGAGCGTCCGTTCGACTTCGCCGGCGCGCATTTCCAAGTCCAGGGCGGCGGCTTCCTCGATCCGCTCAACCGCGTCGCATTTCCGAAGGTGTTCCTGCAGGGCGAGAGCGAGGAGGCACTGGCGCTGTCGGCGCGCGCGGCCGACATACATCTGTTCGCTGCCGCGCCCCTGGCGAAGCTGCGCGCGCGCGTCGAGGCGCTCGATGCGCTTGCGCTGCGTGAAGGCAGGACGGTCGAGTTCGGCCTGATCCAGCCGGTGCTTGCGCGCGATGATCCGGCGGACGCACGGCGCGACGCCGAACGCGCCGGGCTCTCCGACACCGCGATCGTCGGCAGCCATGCCGAGGTCGCCGAGCAACTGGGCGATCTCGCCCGCGCGGGATTCCGCCATTTCGTCCTGGCCGCACCGTCCTCGCTCGAAGAGGCGTATCGCATCGGCCAGCACGTGCTTCCCCGCTTCCGCGCGCTCACCGGGCGCGTGGCGGCGGCTGCGTAA
- a CDS encoding LLM class flavin-dependent oxidoreductase: MSIDFYWRLPSHGCHGSLRDTAYDRGDWSPVSDRNVAPGLDRHGEDDGFRYIDHLGAIARAAESVGFIGGLIPSFPNTDDPWVISPLLARETKAFRFMIAFQPGFLNPVHAARMSASLQRATGGRTVFNIITGGGGPSQLWWGDGFSHDDRYGRTTEFLDVFKGVWGGEGFSYDGRFYQVRDGGLSPLLAREEIPEIWFSGSSDAALQSAAKHADYYLSWLEPFDQLTEKFARVKERTAALGGEQKCAVRVDLVARPTEEEAWAEVRAGFESLSPERRQQARGGPTDSVGAARQQALKPSEATRYDQLIVASNLWGGFSLLRGGPALGIVGSYAQCAARLDELIARGTDAFILAGTPHLEEAYRVGEEVLPLLGRNAGALLQAAE; encoded by the coding sequence ATGAGTATCGATTTCTACTGGCGCCTGCCCAGCCATGGCTGTCACGGCAGCCTGCGCGACACTGCCTATGATCGCGGCGACTGGTCGCCGGTCAGCGATCGGAACGTCGCCCCCGGGCTCGATCGCCACGGCGAGGATGACGGCTTTCGCTATATCGACCATCTCGGCGCGATCGCCAGGGCGGCGGAGAGCGTTGGTTTTATCGGCGGGCTGATCCCGTCCTTTCCTAACACCGACGATCCCTGGGTGATCTCGCCGCTGCTTGCGCGCGAGACCAAGGCGTTCCGCTTCATGATCGCGTTCCAGCCCGGGTTCCTCAATCCCGTCCACGCCGCGCGGATGTCGGCGAGCCTTCAACGTGCCACCGGCGGCCGCACGGTGTTCAACATCATCACCGGCGGTGGCGGTCCGTCGCAGCTCTGGTGGGGCGACGGTTTCAGCCATGACGACCGCTACGGCCGCACCACCGAGTTCCTCGACGTCTTCAAGGGCGTGTGGGGCGGCGAGGGCTTCTCCTATGACGGCCGCTTCTACCAGGTGCGCGACGGCGGGCTGTCTCCGCTGCTCGCACGCGAGGAAATCCCGGAAATCTGGTTCTCGGGCTCGTCCGACGCCGCGCTGCAATCCGCAGCGAAGCACGCCGATTACTATCTCTCCTGGCTCGAGCCGTTCGACCAGCTCACCGAAAAGTTCGCACGGGTCAAGGAACGTACCGCGGCGCTGGGCGGCGAACAGAAATGCGCAGTGCGCGTCGATCTCGTCGCACGCCCGACCGAAGAGGAAGCCTGGGCCGAGGTCCGCGCCGGCTTCGAGAGCCTCAGTCCCGAGCGGCGGCAACAGGCGCGGGGCGGCCCGACCGACTCGGTCGGCGCCGCGCGCCAGCAGGCGCTCAAGCCGAGCGAGGCGACGCGCTACGACCAGCTGATCGTCGCGTCGAACCTGTGGGGCGGATTCAGCCTGCTGCGCGGCGGGCCGGCGCTCGGCATCGTCGGCAGCTATGCGCAATGCGCGGCCCGGCTCGACGAACTGATTGCGCGCGGCACCGACGCCTTCATCCTCGCGGGCACCCCGCATCTCGAAGAGGCGTATCGGGTGGGGGAGGAGGTTCTGCCGCTGCTCGGCCGCAACGCGGGGGCGCTGCTCCAAGCCGCCGAGTGA
- a CDS encoding ABC transporter permease, producing the protein MKALLARGWIRIAVGLIAPGLFLLWWQVQAHAGGAHALAFAPIESVGAAFVELALLGSLVSDMASTLSRSLSGLAIGGTLGIALGVAMAIWCPLDRLLNPLLQAIRQVPLMGWLPLLGLWVGTGQGTELIVVSLSAFFPTLLNSFEGVAGVERRFIEVGAIYGFTPWQRFRLILLPAAMPLILTGLTQGLAFAWIASIASEILLGVGGGLGVTMQLAQMQQRLDVILVTILVTAALGFTINRLFLRLRQHLLRWQAPMR; encoded by the coding sequence ATGAAGGCGCTGCTCGCACGCGGCTGGATCCGCATCGCCGTCGGGCTGATCGCGCCGGGGCTGTTCCTGCTCTGGTGGCAGGTCCAGGCCCATGCGGGCGGCGCGCACGCGCTCGCCTTCGCGCCGATCGAATCGGTCGGCGCGGCGTTCGTCGAGCTCGCGCTGCTGGGCAGCCTGGTGTCCGACATGGCGTCGACGCTGTCGCGCAGTCTGTCGGGGCTCGCGATCGGCGGCACCTTGGGGATCGCGCTCGGCGTGGCAATGGCGATCTGGTGCCCGCTCGATCGCCTGCTCAATCCGCTGCTCCAGGCAATCCGCCAGGTGCCGCTGATGGGTTGGCTGCCACTGCTCGGGCTGTGGGTGGGCACGGGGCAGGGGACCGAGCTGATCGTGGTCAGCCTCTCGGCCTTCTTTCCGACCCTGCTAAACAGCTTCGAAGGCGTCGCCGGAGTCGAGCGGCGCTTCATCGAAGTGGGGGCGATCTATGGCTTCACGCCGTGGCAGCGCTTCCGGCTGATCCTGCTGCCCGCGGCGATGCCGCTGATCCTGACCGGGCTGACCCAGGGCCTCGCCTTTGCCTGGATCGCGTCGATCGCCAGCGAGATCCTGCTCGGCGTCGGCGGCGGGCTCGGCGTGACGATGCAGCTCGCCCAGATGCAGCAGCGGCTCGACGTCATCCTCGTCACGATCCTCGTCACCGCCGCGCTCGGTTTCACGATCAACCGCCTGTTCCTGCGTCTCCGCCAGCATCTGCTGCGCTGGCAGGCGCCCATGCGCTGA
- a CDS encoding ABC transporter substrate-binding protein produces the protein MATRKPKSIKAWAIGAVVLIAVVALAVFQFRGNGGAQSKTVTIAGIAYPFEGRQVYNGLTGVVVRDGWLKAELAKRGVALALTPVPTAVGGPLINEGFSGKRIDFAAYGDFPAIIAVSGGVPLRLVAPMGQGLHSYLVVRNGLAAKSIADLKGKRIALHRGRPWELPFSKLLDASGFKQSDFKIVNINPAATPAALASGNIDAAFLLSDGLLLEQKGAGRVIWSTKQAPADWRMRAELFGRGDFVDDNPELTQLVVNAYVRAAAWSAQEANRERVIHDSARGSMPVEIIARDYADDGIPWRERFSPTFTAELVAHYRSVADYAFERGLVRNKVDVDKLIDRRFVAPALRDAKLEGFWSPTAPAPAQAQAAAPKAS, from the coding sequence GTGGCGACCCGGAAACCCAAATCGATCAAGGCATGGGCAATCGGTGCGGTGGTGCTGATCGCCGTCGTGGCGCTGGCCGTCTTCCAGTTCCGCGGCAATGGCGGCGCGCAGTCGAAGACCGTCACGATCGCCGGGATCGCTTATCCGTTCGAGGGGAGGCAGGTCTATAATGGTCTCACCGGCGTGGTCGTCCGCGACGGCTGGCTCAAGGCCGAGCTTGCCAAGCGCGGCGTCGCGCTGGCGCTGACTCCGGTGCCGACTGCCGTGGGCGGCCCGCTGATCAACGAAGGCTTCTCTGGCAAGCGGATCGACTTCGCCGCTTATGGCGATTTTCCTGCGATCATCGCGGTCTCCGGCGGGGTGCCGCTTCGACTGGTCGCGCCGATGGGGCAGGGGCTGCACAGCTATCTGGTGGTGCGCAACGGCCTGGCGGCGAAGAGCATCGCCGATCTCAAGGGCAAGCGCATCGCGCTCCACCGCGGGCGGCCGTGGGAGCTGCCCTTCTCGAAACTGCTCGACGCCAGCGGGTTCAAGCAGAGCGACTTCAAGATCGTCAACATCAACCCCGCCGCGACCCCCGCCGCGCTTGCCTCGGGCAATATCGACGCGGCCTTCCTGCTGTCCGACGGGCTGCTGCTCGAGCAGAAGGGCGCGGGCCGCGTGATCTGGTCGACCAAGCAGGCGCCGGCCGACTGGCGGATGCGCGCCGAACTGTTCGGCCGCGGTGATTTCGTCGACGACAATCCCGAGCTGACGCAGCTGGTGGTCAACGCCTATGTCCGCGCCGCCGCCTGGTCGGCGCAGGAGGCCAACCGCGAGCGCGTGATCCACGATTCGGCACGCGGATCGATGCCGGTCGAGATCATCGCGCGCGACTATGCCGATGACGGCATCCCGTGGCGCGAGCGCTTCTCGCCGACCTTCACTGCCGAGCTGGTCGCGCATTACCGCTCGGTCGCCGACTATGCCTTCGAGCGCGGGCTGGTGCGCAACAAGGTCGATGTCGACAAGCTGATCGATCGGCGCTTCGTCGCCCCGGCACTGCGCGACGCCAAGCTCGAGGGCTTCTGGAGCCCGACGGCGCCCGCGCCGGCCCAGGCGCAGGCTGCCGCGCCCAAGGCGTCCTGA
- a CDS encoding nitroreductase family protein: MARTPDHPVEPLFVDRWSPRSFTGEPVPDAVLASAFEAARWAPSASNAQPWRFLVARHGDAHWQGFVSLLAPRNALWASQASALIVVLSERKVERRGALVDNVSHSFDAGAAWTNFAHQALLLGWHTHGIGGFDRDAARALLAVPEDFAIETIVALGRQGALDTLHADFHSGESPSARRPIAESVFAGRLGAPAFAGERDAA, translated from the coding sequence ATGGCCCGCACGCCCGATCATCCCGTCGAGCCCCTGTTCGTCGATCGCTGGTCGCCGCGCAGCTTCACCGGCGAGCCCGTGCCCGATGCGGTGCTGGCGAGCGCGTTCGAGGCGGCGCGCTGGGCGCCCTCGGCATCGAACGCGCAGCCCTGGCGCTTCCTGGTCGCGCGGCATGGCGACGCCCATTGGCAGGGTTTCGTGTCGCTGCTCGCGCCGCGCAACGCGCTGTGGGCATCGCAGGCGTCGGCGCTGATCGTCGTGCTGTCCGAGCGCAAGGTCGAGCGCCGCGGCGCGCTGGTCGACAATGTCTCGCACAGCTTCGACGCCGGCGCGGCCTGGACCAACTTCGCGCACCAGGCGCTGCTGCTCGGCTGGCATACCCACGGCATCGGCGGGTTCGACCGCGACGCGGCGCGCGCGCTGCTCGCGGTGCCCGAGGACTTCGCGATCGAGACGATCGTCGCGCTGGGCCGCCAGGGCGCGCTCGACACGCTGCATGCCGATTTTCATTCGGGCGAGAGCCCCAGCGCGCGCCGGCCGATCGCCGAAAGCGTGTTCGCTGGGCGGCTCGGTGCGCCTGCCTTTGCCGGCGAAAGGGACGCGGCATGA
- a CDS encoding ABC transporter permease, whose amino-acid sequence MASAALPGFAAPPHRRQSPLASLLAPVLVLALWQLLCLSGVFPPQVLVPPSEVGRTLWQLGESGELQRHVGESMTRLALGFAIGALAGLAFGAALALSRLAEAAFAPFFFAVWQVPVIAFIPMLVVFLGIDEQFKVAIVILAAFFPVALAAFDGIRGVPKAWFEVARVYRTRLPDLIWRILVPATLPAVVTGLRVALTRAWVVLIAAELLAADSGIGQMMEMGRQMFRIDVVLAGVVVSGVIGFLLDRGAKAIERRASRWRVA is encoded by the coding sequence ATGGCCAGCGCCGCGCTTCCTGGATTCGCCGCACCGCCGCACCGCCGGCAGTCGCCGCTGGCGTCGCTGCTCGCGCCGGTTCTGGTGCTCGCCTTATGGCAGCTGCTCTGCCTGAGCGGGGTCTTCCCGCCGCAGGTGCTGGTCCCGCCGAGCGAAGTCGGGCGCACGCTCTGGCAGCTCGGCGAGAGCGGCGAGCTCCAGCGCCATGTCGGCGAAAGCATGACCCGGCTGGCGCTCGGTTTCGCGATCGGCGCGCTGGCGGGGCTAGCCTTCGGGGCGGCGCTCGCGCTGTCGCGGCTCGCCGAAGCGGCGTTCGCGCCCTTCTTCTTCGCGGTGTGGCAGGTGCCGGTGATCGCGTTCATCCCGATGCTGGTGGTGTTCCTTGGCATCGACGAGCAGTTCAAGGTCGCGATTGTCATCCTCGCCGCCTTCTTCCCGGTCGCGCTCGCCGCGTTCGATGGCATCCGCGGCGTGCCCAAGGCGTGGTTCGAAGTCGCGCGCGTCTATCGCACTCGGCTCCCCGATCTTATCTGGCGCATCCTCGTTCCTGCCACCCTGCCGGCGGTGGTCACCGGCCTTCGCGTGGCTCTCACCCGCGCCTGGGTGGTGCTGATCGCTGCCGAGCTGCTCGCGGCGGACAGCGGCATCGGCCAGATGATGGAGATGGGCCGCCAGATGTTCCGGATCGACGTGGTGCTCGCCGGCGTGGTGGTCAGCGGCGTGATCGGCTTCCTGCTCGATCGCGGCGCCAAGGCGATCGAGCGGCGCGCGTCGCGCTGGAGGGTCGCATGA
- a CDS encoding TonB-dependent receptor, with protein sequence MPNLPRRTALRFLSRSSILAVSLLNGAQALAHPREEEVARTAEVAAPEDGDDPARAGTNDIVVTAQRREQRLQEVPTAVTALSSQLFSEGGIGRSANELLNLVPNASAGTQQHGRPRWWIRGVGAGQQQLDLANPVGFYLDDVYISNASATGLPLFDIERVEVLRGPQGTLWGKNTTGGAINVISKRPSLTDGTDQNYVKLEYGSFDNKIAEAGLGAAIVPGVLATRISARIDDREGRFTNLFTGESSNAVRDNVVRGQLLLAPSPGFEALLSLHYRDYQTDGTYWTTASYAPSGVFRNGYVPSTDKDEINTNAGEFSRTSQFGGSLHLDWDLGALSLTSITGYERFKTRGAGDTDYTPLEIARSYTRARSQQWTQELRLASPQADRLNWILGLYYFNEKIVSNAWSATLPAGTVPAQPGSTAPAAYSLTRYDHRAESGAAFGSATFDFSDAAKLTVGARWTRETKTLDFDRSASASAAATAWSNYARWWDSYTGSFGGAGTFSGDLRRTWDAFTYDVTPSWTVAPDNLLYFKYSHGVKSGGFNTAATLPVALATVEPEKLDAFELGYKSQWFDRRLTFNATLFHYDYRDVQINVVGPNPGAVGGATVSYLQNAAKAHTNGAEIELEATPIDGLRLTGAVGILDTKYDELQVVNGGADLSGARFVRAPKLTLNGSATYTIPLASSGSVDLTADARYTSRQFYYITPQDVVNRSLLTQKGYTIANARISYTAPGDRFTLSAFVNNLLDTDYLNHSLPAANPAQGITGDTVAWADPRTYGVSFITRF encoded by the coding sequence TTGCCTAACCTGCCCCGTCGCACAGCCCTGCGCTTCCTCTCGCGGTCGAGTATTCTTGCAGTTTCCCTCCTCAACGGAGCACAGGCCCTTGCCCATCCGCGGGAGGAAGAGGTTGCGAGGACTGCGGAAGTCGCGGCCCCTGAGGATGGCGACGATCCCGCACGCGCCGGAACCAACGATATCGTCGTCACCGCCCAGCGCCGCGAGCAGCGCCTCCAGGAGGTGCCGACCGCAGTGACGGCGCTCAGTTCCCAGCTGTTCAGCGAGGGCGGCATCGGCCGTTCGGCGAACGAATTGCTCAACCTCGTGCCCAATGCCTCGGCGGGCACCCAGCAGCACGGCCGCCCGCGCTGGTGGATCCGCGGCGTCGGCGCCGGGCAGCAGCAGCTCGACCTCGCCAACCCGGTCGGCTTCTATCTCGACGACGTCTATATCAGCAACGCCAGCGCCACCGGCCTGCCGCTGTTCGACATCGAGCGCGTCGAAGTGCTCCGGGGGCCGCAGGGCACGCTCTGGGGCAAGAACACCACCGGTGGCGCGATCAACGTGATCTCGAAGCGCCCGTCGCTCACCGACGGCACCGACCAGAATTACGTGAAGCTCGAATATGGCAGCTTCGACAACAAGATCGCCGAGGCCGGCCTGGGTGCCGCGATCGTGCCGGGGGTGCTGGCGACGCGGATCTCGGCGCGCATCGACGACCGCGAGGGTCGCTTCACCAACCTCTTCACCGGCGAGTCATCGAACGCTGTCCGCGACAATGTCGTCCGCGGGCAGTTGCTGCTCGCCCCCTCGCCAGGGTTCGAGGCGCTCCTCAGCCTTCACTATCGCGACTATCAGACCGACGGCACCTATTGGACGACCGCGAGCTACGCGCCGAGCGGCGTTTTCCGCAACGGCTATGTACCCTCGACCGACAAGGACGAGATCAACACCAATGCCGGCGAATTCAGCCGCACGTCGCAGTTCGGTGGCTCGCTCCACCTCGACTGGGATCTCGGCGCGCTCTCGCTGACGTCGATCACCGGCTATGAGCGCTTCAAGACGCGGGGGGCCGGCGATACCGATTATACGCCGCTCGAGATCGCGCGCAGCTATACCCGGGCGCGCAGCCAGCAATGGACGCAGGAACTCCGCCTCGCCTCGCCCCAGGCCGACCGGCTCAACTGGATCCTCGGCCTCTATTATTTCAACGAGAAGATCGTCTCGAACGCCTGGTCGGCGACGCTGCCCGCCGGAACGGTCCCGGCCCAGCCGGGCAGCACCGCCCCTGCAGCATACAGCCTCACGCGCTACGACCATCGCGCCGAGAGCGGCGCGGCGTTCGGCAGCGCGACCTTCGACTTCAGCGACGCCGCCAAGCTGACGGTGGGCGCGCGCTGGACCCGCGAGACCAAGACGCTCGACTTCGATCGCAGCGCCTCGGCAAGCGCCGCGGCGACGGCGTGGAGCAATTATGCGCGCTGGTGGGACAGCTATACCGGCAGCTTCGGCGGCGCGGGCACCTTCTCCGGCGATCTGCGGCGAACCTGGGATGCCTTTACCTATGACGTTACGCCGTCCTGGACGGTAGCGCCCGACAACCTCCTCTATTTCAAATATTCGCACGGGGTGAAATCGGGCGGGTTCAACACCGCCGCGACGCTGCCGGTCGCGCTGGCGACGGTCGAGCCCGAGAAGCTCGACGCCTTCGAGCTGGGCTACAAGTCGCAATGGTTCGATCGACGGCTGACCTTCAACGCCACGCTGTTTCACTATGACTATCGCGACGTGCAGATCAACGTGGTCGGGCCCAATCCGGGCGCGGTAGGCGGCGCGACGGTCTCGTATTTGCAAAACGCCGCCAAGGCGCACACCAACGGCGCCGAGATCGAGCTCGAGGCGACGCCGATCGACGGGCTGCGGCTGACCGGCGCGGTGGGCATCCTCGACACCAAATATGACGAGTTGCAAGTGGTGAACGGCGGCGCCGACCTGTCGGGCGCCCGCTTCGTGCGCGCGCCCAAGCTGACGCTCAACGGCAGCGCGACCTATACCATCCCGCTTGCCAGCAGCGGCAGCGTGGATCTGACCGCCGACGCGCGCTACACTTCGCGGCAGTTCTACTACATCACGCCGCAGGATGTGGTGAACCGATCGCTGCTGACCCAAAAGGGCTATACCATTGCCAACGCGCGGATCAGCTACACCGCGCCGGGCGACCGCTTCACGCTCTCGGCGTTCGTCAACAACCTGCTAGACACCGACTATCTCAACCATTCGCTTCCGGCCGCCAACCCTGCGCAGGGGATCACCGGCGATACCGTCGCCTGGGCCGATCCGCGGACTTATGGGGTGTCGTTCATCACACGCTTCTGA
- a CDS encoding ABC transporter ATP-binding protein, whose product MIHEVLARPAPDSGPAASGALAIRDLHKSFTIADAPRTVLEGINIDIRPGEFVSIVGASGCGKSTLLRLIVGLDDEYRGEIRLDGERVSTTSLDRGIVFQDHRLFPWMTLEQNIELALLNTDVPKARRAQIVAEHIALVNLTGFETAYPHQLSGGMAQRAAIARALVTEPKLLLLDEPLGALDALTRVRVQNELQRIWMAQRSTMLMVTHDVEEALYLGDRVVVMAPDPGRIRRIVEVDLPHPRDRAAPLLHRLKDEILAELTAAPGEPSNLVRLPGREPR is encoded by the coding sequence ATGATCCACGAAGTGCTCGCGAGACCCGCGCCCGATAGCGGCCCGGCCGCCAGCGGGGCGCTGGCGATCCGCGACCTGCACAAGAGCTTCACGATCGCCGACGCGCCGCGCACCGTGCTCGAAGGCATCAACATCGACATTCGCCCCGGCGAGTTTGTCAGCATTGTCGGCGCCTCGGGCTGTGGCAAGTCGACCTTGCTTCGGCTGATCGTTGGGCTCGACGACGAGTATCGTGGCGAGATCCGGCTCGATGGCGAACGCGTTTCGACCACCAGCCTCGATCGCGGTATCGTCTTCCAGGATCACCGGCTGTTCCCGTGGATGACGCTCGAGCAGAATATCGAGCTCGCCTTGCTCAACACCGACGTGCCCAAGGCGCGACGCGCGCAGATCGTCGCCGAGCATATCGCGCTGGTGAACCTGACCGGGTTCGAGACCGCCTATCCGCATCAGCTCTCGGGCGGGATGGCGCAGCGCGCGGCGATCGCGCGCGCGCTGGTCACCGAGCCCAAGCTGTTGCTGCTCGACGAGCCGCTCGGCGCGCTCGATGCGCTCACCCGCGTGCGGGTGCAAAACGAGCTCCAGCGCATCTGGATGGCGCAGCGCTCGACGATGCTGATGGTCACGCATGATGTCGAGGAAGCGCTGTATCTTGGCGACCGTGTCGTGGTGATGGCGCCCGATCCGGGGCGCATCCGCCGCATCGTCGAAGTCGACCTGCCGCACCCGCGCGACCGCGCCGCGCCGTTGCTCCACCGGCTCAAGGACGAGATCCTCGCCGAGCTCACCGCGGCACCCGGCGAACCGTCGAACCTCGTCCGCCTGCCTGGAAGGGAGCCGCGCTGA